DNA from Campylobacter lari:
ATGGTTTTGGTAAAATCTCAAAGTAAAGTGCAAAATAAAGCTTTAAGTGAAGTCTTAGATAAGCAAGATATTGTTCAAATTGAACAAGAGGTTAAAACCGGTGGTGCTAAAATTATAAAATATTTAAAAACTTCAGCCTATTTAGCTCCTGCTAGTGCTTGCGTGAGAATGATAGAGGCTTTAAAAAGTGGAGAATTTTTACCAGTATGTGTGATTTTAGATGGAGAATATGGCATAAGAGAAAAAGCTTTTGGAGTTATGGCAAGGATTAGTCTTGATGGGGTGCTTGAAACTTTAGAATTAAAATTAGACAATCAAGAACAAATTGCATTAGAAAATTCTTTTATTCAGTATAATTATAAATAATTTTTTAGGAGTTTTTTACTCCTAATGTTACTTTGTGTTATAAAATCTTATTAGTTTTATTTTATCTTTTAAATAATATTTAATCATGCTATAAATTCGCTATAATAAAAAGTTTGTTTTAAAAATAATTTTTAATAAAAAATCATTAGAAAATTACAAAAAACTAGAAAGGAATATTAATGATTGCTCCAGAGAATACACCAGTTTGGGTTGATGAAGCAAGATGTAAGGCTTGTAATATCTGTGTTAGCTATTGTCCAGCCGGAGTTTTAGCAATGAGAGATGAAATCAGTGCAGTTTTAGGACAGATGATAGAAGTGGTTCATCCTGATTCTTGTATAGGCTGTAGTGAATGTGAAAGTCACTGTCCTGATTTTGCGATTTTTGTTGCCAAAAGAGATGAATTTAAATTTGCAAAGCTTACGCCAGAAGCCAAAGAAAGAGCACAAGCTGTCAAAGAAAATAAATACAAAAAACTAAATGCATAGGAAAACAAAATGAGAGAAGTTATATCAACAGGTAATGTTTTAGTAGCCAAAGCTGCGATTGATTGTGGCTGTAAATTTTTTGGTGGTTATCCAATTACCCCAAGTTCTGAAATAGCACATGAACTAAGCCATATGTTACCAAAAAATGATGGTACTTTTATACAGATGGAAGATGAAATTTCGGGTATTAGCGTGGCCTTAGGTGCTTCTATGAGTGGAGTAAAATCCATGACAGCAAGCAGCGGACCGGGAATTTCTTTAAAAGCCGAACAAATTGGTTTGGGTTTTATAGCTGAAATTCCACTAGTAATTGTAAATGTTATGAGAGGTGGTCCTTCAACTGGTCTTCCAACAAGGGTTGCGCAAGGTGATTTATTTCAAGCAAAAGCTCCAACACATGGAGATTATGCAAGTATAGCTTTAGCTCCTGCTTCATTAGAGGAAGCTTACACTGAAACTATTAGAGCTTTTAATTTAGCTGAAAAATACATGACTCCAGTATTTTTGCTTTTAGATGAAACCATAGGACACATGAATGGTAAGGCAAAATTACCTGATTTAGAAGAATTAGAAATTATCAACCGCAAAAAATTTATGGGCGATAAAAAAGATTACAAACCTTATGCAGCAGGTGAAAATGAAGCTGCCACACTAAATCCTTTCTTTGAAGGTTATCGTTATCATATCACAGGACTTCATCATGGAGACATAGGCTTTCCAACAGAAGATGGAGCAATAGTAGATAAAAATATGAAAAGATTGTTTGGTAAGATTAAAAATAATACCGATGAAATTTGCACTTATGAAGAGTTTATGTGTGATGATGCGCAGTTTTTAATCATTGCTTATGGAAGCGTTGCAAGATCTGCTAAAGAAGCTATCTTAAGACTTAGAGAAGAGGGTTTAAAAGTAGGGCTTTTTAGACCTATTACGCTTTATCCAGTAGCTGAGAAAAAAATAGCTCAAGTGGTATCTAAATTTGAAAAAGTTATGGTAAGTGAGCTTAATATGGGGCAATATTTAGAAGAAATTCAAAGAGTAAGCAAAAGAGATGATTTTATTAGCTTGCACCGTGCAAATGGTCGCCCTATAACCCCAAGTGAAATTATTGCTAAAGTAAAGGAGAATATATAAAATGGCTTTTAATTACGATGAATATTTAAGAGTAGATAAACTTCCAACACAATGGTGCTGGGGTTGTGGGGATGGTGTTGTTTTAAAAGCTATTATTAGAGCTATTCAAAAACTTGGCTGGAATATGGATGATGTTTGTTTAGTTTCTGGTATAGGTTGTAGTGGTAGAATGAGTTCTTATGTAAATTGCAATACAGTCCATACTACCCATGGTAGAGCTATTGCTTATGCAACAGGGATTAAGCTAGCAAATCCTAAAAAACATGTAATCGTAGTAAGCGGAGATGGCGATACTTTAGCAATTGGTGGAAATCATACCATCCATGGATGTAGAAGAAATATAGATTTAACTCATATTTTAATCAATAATTTTATTTATGGTCTTACAAATTCACAAACTTCACCAACTACCCCACAAGGCTTTTACACTGTTACAGCTCAAGCAGGTAATATAGACCCAAATTTTGATGCTTGTGAGCTTACTAAAGCCGCTGGGGCTTCTTTTGTAGCAAGAACAAATGTTATAGAGGCAAATAAGCTTGAAAATATCATTTTTAAAGCTTTATCTCACAAAGGTTATAGTTTTGTAGATGTATTTTCAAACTGCCATATTAACCTAGGTAGAAAAAACAAAATGGGCGAAGCTGTAAGCATGCTTGATTGGATTAAAAATCGTTGTGTTGAAAAGTCTAAATTTGAACAATTAGACTACGAACAAAGAGCGGATAAATTTCCTACAGGAATTTTACACCAAGATGAAAGCAAAGCAGAATATTGTGAAGCTTATGAGGAAGTTAGAAGAGCCTTGAAAGAAAAAAGAATGGTTGATTTGGGAGTATTAAAATGAAATATCAATTAAGATTTTGTGGTGAAGGTGGACAAGGGGTTATCACTGCAGGTGAAATTCTAGCTAAAGCCGCCATTAAAGAAGGGCGTAATGCTTTTAAAGCTTCTACTTATACTTCTCAAGTTAGAGGTGGACCAACTAAGGTTGATATTATCGTTGATGAAAATGAAATCTTTTTTCCTTATGCAGTAGAAGGTGAAGTTAGTTTTATGCTTTCAACTGCTGATAAAGGTTATCATAGTTTCAAAGATGGTGTTTGTGATGGTGGTGTTATAGTTATAGAGCCAAATTTAGTTCATCCAAGTAAAGAAGATTATGCAAGATGGAAAATTTTTGAAATTCCTATTATTACTATAGCTAAAGAAGAAGTAGGGAATGTAGCTACTCAATCAGTCGTTGCTTTAGCTATAGCTGCTTATATGAGTAAATGTATTGATATTGATGCATTAAAACAAACTATGCTTGATATGGTACCTGCAAAAACTAAAGAGGCAAATGCAAAAGCTTTTGATTTAGGTATAGAATACGCTAAAAAAGCACAAGTAGTTTCTTGATTTTCAAGAAACTCTTTCTTGTAAAATAATATTTATTAAATTATCGTTATAATATTTTCCATTTTAAGCAAAAAGGTAAAATAATGAAAGAGCTAAATGGCTCGCAAATGATTTGTGAAGCATTAAAAGAAGAAAATGTTAAAGTAGTTTTTGGTTATCCTGGTGGTGCGGCTTTAAATATTTATGATGAAATTTACAAACAAACTCATTTTAAACACATTTTAGTCAGACACGAGCAAGCGGCCTTACATAGCGCTGATGCTTATGCTAGAATGAGTGGTAAAGTTGGTGTGGCAGTAGTTACAAGTGGACCTGGTTTTACTAATACAGTTACAGGTTTAGCTACTGCTTATAGTGATTCTATACCTTTGGTTTTAATTTCAGCTCAAGTTGCAAATTCTTTAATAGGAACAGATGCTTTTCAAGAAATCGATGCTATAGGTATTTCAAGACCTTGTGTAAAGCATAATTATTTAGTAAAAAATATCGAAGAATTACCTAAAATTTTAAAAGAAGCTTTTTATATTGCTACAACAGGTAGAAAAGGGCCTGTGCATATTGATATACCTAAAGATGTTACTGCTGCTATGGGTATATGGCATTATCCTAAAGAAATTTCTATGAAAACTTACAAGCCAACCTATAAAGGAAATATCAAGCAAATTAAAAAATTAGTAAGCTTGATTAAAAATGCTCAAAAACCTTTATTTTACCTAGGTGGAGGTTGTATAGCTTCTAATGCTAGTGACGAATTAAGAGAATTAATTCATTTTTGTCAAATTCCTGCAGTTGAAACTTTAATGGCTCTAGGGGCTTTAAGAAGTGATGATGAGCTTAATTTAAAAATGGCAGGTATGCACGGAAGTTATTGTGCAAATATCGCTTTAAGTGAGTGTGATTTACTCATTGCTGTGGGTGCTAGATTTGATGATAGGATTACTGGTAAAACAAGTGAGTTTGCCAAGGGTGCAAAAATCGTTCATATTGATATAGATCCAAGCTCTATTTCTAAAATTATCGAAGCGCATTTTCCTATAGTTGGGGATATTAAAAGTGTTATTTTAGATACCTTAGAAGAATTAAAAAAAGAAAGTTTTGACAACACAAAATACCAAGAATGGTTTAAAACTTTACAAAACTATCAACAATTATATCCTTTAATCTATGAAGATAATGATGAAGTTTTAAAACCTCAATGGGTTATAGAAGAATGTGCTAGATTAGCTCCTGATGCAAGGATAATTACTGATGTGGGGCAACATCAAATGTGGGTAGCGCAATTTTATCCTTTTAATTATGCAAGACAACTTGCAACAAGCGGTGGGCAAGGAACTATGGGGTATTCTTTACCGGCCGCACTTGGGGCTAAATTAGCTGTAGATGAAGAAGTTGTAATAAATTTTGTAGGCGATGGTTCTTTTTTAATGAATATACAAGAGCTAATGACAGCAAGTGCTTATGGAATCAAAGTGATTAATATTATTTTAAATAATTCTTTTTTAGGTATGGTAAGACAATGGCAAAGTATGTTTTATAAAGAAAGATTTTCTAATACAGATCTAACAAGTCAACCTGATTTTGTTACTATTGCTAAAGGTTTTCATTGTGAGGGTTATAATGTTTTTAATAAAGAAGAATTTCAAAAAGCTTTTAAAGCAGCCTTAGAATCTAAAAAAACTTGTGTTTTAAATGTAGCTATAGATCGTTATGAAGATGTATTACCTATGGTACCTGCGGGCGGAGCTATTTATAATATGATTTTACCTAGCTATAAAAACAAGGATAAAAAATGAAAAGAAGAGTAATTTCTGTCATTGTATTAAATGAGCATGGGGTATTATCACGCGTTGTCGGGCTTTTTTCAGGACGTGGTTATAATATAGAATCTCTTACGGTTGCTCCACTTGATGATAAAGAATTCTCAAGGATAAATATCGTTACTTTAGGCGATGAAAAAGTTTTTGAGCAAATCATAAAACAACTTCATAAACTCATACCTACTTATAAGGTAATTGATTCTAGTGATTTTATAGAAAAAGAAACAGCTTTGGTAAAGATTGCTTTAAATGAAAATTTTGCAGGTTTAGATGCCATATTAAAAGCTTATAATGGCAGTGTGACTTATAGTGATGATGAGTTTATTATAGTAATGGCAAGTGATGATGCAAAAAATATCGATAACTTTTTAAAAACTATGAAAAAGTATAATCCTATTAGTGTAGTTAGAAGTGGTTCTATTTTAATGGAGGTAAAATGAAAATTAGTGAAATTGCTAAATTTTTAGGCATAGAATATTGCGGAGATGATATAGAAATTACAGCTTTAAATTCATTAAATAATGCAAGTTTTACTGAACTTAGTTATTGCGATGGAGAAAAAAACTCTAAAAAAATTGCAAGTAGTGGAGCTGGGGCTATATTAGTCTCAAAAGAATTCGAAAATTTAGTTTCAAAAGATTGTGTTAAATTAGTTGTTGATAATCCACATTTATCTTTTGCGCTTTTAAGTAAGCTTTTTGCTAAACCTTTAATTTCTAGTGAAAAGAAAAATTCTAAAATTGCTAAAAGTGCTAAGATTATGCCAAATGTTTATATTGGAGAAAATGTCCAAATAGCTGATCATGTAGTGATAATGGCAGGAGCTTATATAGGCGATAATGTAAGTATAGGTGAATATACTACAATCCATCCAAATGTTGTGATTTATAATGACACTAAAATAGGTAAAAAATGTCATTTGCTAGCAAATTGTGTAATAGGTAGTGATGGCTTTGGTTATGCGCATACAAAAAATGGCGAGCATTATAAGATTTATCATAATGGGAATGTTATTTTAGAAGATTTTGTGGAAGTTGGAGCTTGCACGACTATTGATAGAGCGGTTTTTGAAAGCACTATCATAAAGCAAGGTACAAAGATTGATAATCTTGTTCAAGTAGGACATAATTGTGAAGTAGGGGAGAATTGTCTTATAGTAGCTCAAAGTGGAATTTCAGGCTCAAGTATTTTGGGTAAAAATGTCATCATGGGTGGACAAAGCGCTACAAGCGGACATTTAGAAATAGGGGATTTTGCTACCATAGCCGCAAGAGGTGGGGTCACTAAAAATTTAGAAGGTGCTAGGGTTTATGGCGGTTTTCCTATCATGCTTCAAAAAGATTGGTTAAAATTTCAAGCAAAAATTATCACAGCTTTTAGGGATAAACATGAGTAAAAAAATATTTAAAACTATAGAATTACATGGCAGTAAAAGTGGAGAAATAAGCCTTTGTAATCTTTCTAATCCTTATGGTATAGGAAGTAATGATGTCTTAAGTATAGGTGTGGCTTTGAAAAAAGAAAATGGAATAGATTGGAAAGTTCATATTCCTTATGAAAATTTAAAAGATCTTATCCATGCACTTCAAGAAATAGAAAAAAGCAAAGCCTAGTTTAAAAACTAGGCGTATTTAAATCCCTTTTTCTTCCTGCGCTAATAATTAAAATAAAATTAAGTACAATCAAAACATACACAAAAGTTGGTATAGGAAAAGCGTCACCATTTGCATAAGAATGGAGCCCAGAAAGATAAAAATTCACTCCAAAATAAGTCATTAATATACTATAAAAGGCTAAAACACTAGCACTTGCAAAAACAAAAATAAAATAAGTTTTAAAAATAAATCTTAAGTGCAATACTATAGTATAAACTACAATAGAA
Protein-coding regions in this window:
- a CDS encoding 4Fe-4S binding protein — translated: MLMIAPENTPVWVDEARCKACNICVSYCPAGVLAMRDEISAVLGQMIEVVHPDSCIGCSECESHCPDFAIFVAKRDEFKFAKLTPEAKERAQAVKENKYKKLNA
- a CDS encoding 2-oxoacid:acceptor oxidoreductase family protein; this translates as MKYQLRFCGEGGQGVITAGEILAKAAIKEGRNAFKASTYTSQVRGGPTKVDIIVDENEIFFPYAVEGEVSFMLSTADKGYHSFKDGVCDGGVIVIEPNLVHPSKEDYARWKIFEIPIITIAKEEVGNVATQSVVALAIAAYMSKCIDIDALKQTMLDMVPAKTKEANAKAFDLGIEYAKKAQVVS
- a CDS encoding acetolactate synthase large subunit; translation: MKELNGSQMICEALKEENVKVVFGYPGGAALNIYDEIYKQTHFKHILVRHEQAALHSADAYARMSGKVGVAVVTSGPGFTNTVTGLATAYSDSIPLVLISAQVANSLIGTDAFQEIDAIGISRPCVKHNYLVKNIEELPKILKEAFYIATTGRKGPVHIDIPKDVTAAMGIWHYPKEISMKTYKPTYKGNIKQIKKLVSLIKNAQKPLFYLGGGCIASNASDELRELIHFCQIPAVETLMALGALRSDDELNLKMAGMHGSYCANIALSECDLLIAVGARFDDRITGKTSEFAKGAKIVHIDIDPSSISKIIEAHFPIVGDIKSVILDTLEELKKESFDNTKYQEWFKTLQNYQQLYPLIYEDNDEVLKPQWVIEECARLAPDARIITDVGQHQMWVAQFYPFNYARQLATSGGQGTMGYSLPAALGAKLAVDEEVVINFVGDGSFLMNIQELMTASAYGIKVINIILNNSFLGMVRQWQSMFYKERFSNTDLTSQPDFVTIAKGFHCEGYNVFNKEEFQKAFKAALESKKTCVLNVAIDRYEDVLPMVPAGGAIYNMILPSYKNKDKK
- the lpxD gene encoding UDP-3-O-(3-hydroxymyristoyl)glucosamine N-acyltransferase codes for the protein MKISEIAKFLGIEYCGDDIEITALNSLNNASFTELSYCDGEKNSKKIASSGAGAILVSKEFENLVSKDCVKLVVDNPHLSFALLSKLFAKPLISSEKKNSKIAKSAKIMPNVYIGENVQIADHVVIMAGAYIGDNVSIGEYTTIHPNVVIYNDTKIGKKCHLLANCVIGSDGFGYAHTKNGEHYKIYHNGNVILEDFVEVGACTTIDRAVFESTIIKQGTKIDNLVQVGHNCEVGENCLIVAQSGISGSSILGKNVIMGGQSATSGHLEIGDFATIAARGGVTKNLEGARVYGGFPIMLQKDWLKFQAKIITAFRDKHE
- the ilvN gene encoding acetolactate synthase small subunit codes for the protein MKRRVISVIVLNEHGVLSRVVGLFSGRGYNIESLTVAPLDDKEFSRINIVTLGDEKVFEQIIKQLHKLIPTYKVIDSSDFIEKETALVKIALNENFAGLDAILKAYNGSVTYSDDEFIIVMASDDAKNIDNFLKTMKKYNPISVVRSGSILMEVK
- a CDS encoding 2-oxoglutarate ferredoxin oxidoreductase subunit beta, with translation MAFNYDEYLRVDKLPTQWCWGCGDGVVLKAIIRAIQKLGWNMDDVCLVSGIGCSGRMSSYVNCNTVHTTHGRAIAYATGIKLANPKKHVIVVSGDGDTLAIGGNHTIHGCRRNIDLTHILINNFIYGLTNSQTSPTTPQGFYTVTAQAGNIDPNFDACELTKAAGASFVARTNVIEANKLENIIFKALSHKGYSFVDVFSNCHINLGRKNKMGEAVSMLDWIKNRCVEKSKFEQLDYEQRADKFPTGILHQDESKAEYCEAYEEVRRALKEKRMVDLGVLK
- a CDS encoding 2-oxoglutarate synthase subunit alpha yields the protein MREVISTGNVLVAKAAIDCGCKFFGGYPITPSSEIAHELSHMLPKNDGTFIQMEDEISGISVALGASMSGVKSMTASSGPGISLKAEQIGLGFIAEIPLVIVNVMRGGPSTGLPTRVAQGDLFQAKAPTHGDYASIALAPASLEEAYTETIRAFNLAEKYMTPVFLLLDETIGHMNGKAKLPDLEELEIINRKKFMGDKKDYKPYAAGENEAATLNPFFEGYRYHITGLHHGDIGFPTEDGAIVDKNMKRLFGKIKNNTDEICTYEEFMCDDAQFLIIAYGSVARSAKEAILRLREEGLKVGLFRPITLYPVAEKKIAQVVSKFEKVMVSELNMGQYLEEIQRVSKRDDFISLHRANGRPITPSEIIAKVKENI